The proteins below come from a single Eptesicus fuscus isolate TK198812 chromosome 5, DD_ASM_mEF_20220401, whole genome shotgun sequence genomic window:
- the NDUFAF1 gene encoding complex I intermediate-associated protein 30, mitochondrial, translating to MALVHKLLNGTYILSKCLKPSVASCPFLSTRFADYCSSSLPKPVATPGKASTQRNSAGGLQGDHQREVSLDITSPEEKPEVSFDKAIKDEIKEHFWRLKDEIVKHWIGPEGRPLQEVILEQARVVWQFRGKEDLDKWIVTSDKTIGGRSEVFLKMGKNNQSALLYGTLSSAAPQDGENSQSGYCAMISRIPRGAFDRKKSYDWSQFNTLYLRVRGDGRPWMVNIREDTDFIQRHNQMYSYFMFTRGGPYWQEVKIPFSKFFFSNQGRIRDAQFQLLLDKISSIGFTLADKVDGPFFLEIDFIGVFADPAHTEEFAYENSPVLNPRLFR from the exons ATGGCTCTGGTTCACAAATTGCTGAATGGCACTTATATTCTCAGTAAATGCCTAAAGCCAAGTGTTGCCTCATGTCCATTTTTGAGTACCCGCTTTGCAGACTATTGTTCCAGTAGTCTTCCGAAACCAGTGGCTACTCCTGGCAAAGCTTCCACTCAGAGGAACTCTGCAGGGGGTTTGCAAGGAGATCACCAGAGagaagtttctttggatataacTTCTCCTGAGGAGAAGCCCGAAGTTAGTTTTGATAAAGCCATTAAAGATGAAATCAAGGAACATTTTTGGCGTTTGAAGGATGAGATTGTGAAGCATTGGATAGGGCCTGAGGGCCGCCCTCTGCAGGAGGTCATTCTGGAACAAGCCAGAGTTGTCTGGCAGTTCCGTGGAAAAGAAGATTTGGATAAGTGGATAGTGACTTCGGATAAGACAATTGGAGGCAGAAGTGAAGTGTTCCTGAAAATGGGCAAGAATAACCAGAGTGCACTGCTGTATGGAACTCTGAGCTCTGCGGCACCTCAGGATGGGGAGAATAGTCAGAGCGGATACTGTGCAATGATATCCAGGATTCCAAGG GGTGCTTTTGATAGAAAGAAGTCTTATGATTGGTCTCAGTTCAATACCCTGTATCTCCGAGTCCGTGGAGATGGTCGGCCTTGGATGGTGAATATCAGGGAGGACACAGATTTCATTCAGAGGCACAATCAGATGTACAGTTACTTCATGTTCACCCGTGGTGGGCCCTACTGGCAGGAGGTCAAG attcCCTTCTCcaaatttttcttctctaatcaAGGAAGAATCCGGGATGCCCAGTTTCAGCTTCTGCTTGACAAG atcTCCTCTATTGGATTCACCCTGGCTGATAAAGTGGATGGTCCATTCTTCCTGGAAATAGATTTTATTGGAGTGTTTGCTGATCCAGCCCACACAGAAGAATTTGCCTATGAAAATTCTCCAGTGCTTAACCCAAGACTTTTTAGATAG